One Buteo buteo chromosome 5, bButBut1.hap1.1, whole genome shotgun sequence DNA window includes the following coding sequences:
- the B3GALT6 gene encoding beta-1,3-galactosyltransferase 6 — MKLLRLLCRHKTALGLGGLSLFAVVLLYLAKCTSEGLRPLPAPRGLPHNQPAALPPRGARGPHPPAAPPPSPEETAFLAVLITSGPKYSERRSIIRSTWLSAAGRPPHDDVWSRFVIGTGGLGAEELRSLELEQSRHKDLLLLPELRDSYENLTAKVLATYVWLDLHLDFQFALKADDDTFVRLDVLVEELRAKEPRRLYWGFFSGRGRVKSGGKWKESAWVLCDYYLPYALGGGYVISADLVHYLRLSRDYLNMWQSEDVSLGVWLAPIDVKRVHDPRFDTEYKSRGCNNKYIVTHKQSIEDMLEKHQTLAKEGKLCKEEVKLRLSYMYDWGVPPSQCCQRKDGIP; from the coding sequence ATGaagctgctgcggctgctgtGCCGCCACAAGACGGCCCTGGGCCTGGGCGGCCTGTCCCTCTTCGCCGTGGTCCTTCTTTACCTGGCCAAGTGCACCTCCGAGGGCCTCCGGCCTCTGCCGGCCCCCCGCGGGCTCCCACACAACCAACCTGCGGCCCTGCCGCCGCGGGGTGCCAGGGGGCCGCATCCCCCGGCGGCCCCGCCACCTTCTCCTGAGGAGACGGCTTTCCTGGCCGTCCTCATTACCAGCGGCCCCAAGTACAGCGAGCGTCGCAGCATCATCCGCAGCACGTGGCTGTCGGCCGCCGGGCGTCCCCCCCACGACGACGTCTGGAGCCGCTTCGTGATCGGCACGGGTGGGCTCGGGGCAGAGGAGCTTCGTAGCCTGGAGCTAGAGCAGAGCCGGCACAAagacctcctcctcctgccagagCTGCGGGATTCCTACGAGAACCTGACCGCCAAAGTCCTGGCCACCTACGTCTGGCTGGATCTGCACCTGGACTTCCAGTTCGCCCTGAAGGCTGATGACGATACCTTCGTACGCTTGGATGTGCTCGTGGAAGAGCTGAGAGCCAAGGAGCCGCGTCGCCTCTACTGGGGCTTCTTTTCTGGCCGCGGTCGAGTGAAATCTGGTGGCAAGTGGAAAGAGAGCGCCTGGGTGCTCTGTGACTACTATCTACCGTACGCGCTGGGTGGCGGTTACGTGATTTCTGCAGACCTGGTGCACTATTTGCGTCTTAGCAGAGACTACCTGAACATGTGGCAGAGTGAAGATGTCTCCCTGGGGGTGTGGCTGGCTCCCATTGATGTGAAGAGAGTGCACGACCCTCGTTTTGACACTGAGTATAAGTCACGAGGTTGCAACAATAAGTACATAGTAACTCATAAGCAAAGCATCGAGGACATGCTGGAAAAGCACCAGACCCTGGCTAAAGAAGGAAAGCTCTGTAAGGAGGAGGTTAAGCTCAGGCTTTCCTACATGTATGACTGGGGAGTGCCTCCTTCACAGTGTTGCCAAAGGAAGGATGGCATCCCGTGA